The genomic window AGCCGCGCGCTTTTCCAGCCCGTGGCCTGCGAGGTGGTGTGGAACACGGCGCGGAAATGGCTGCTCGTGGGAACCACGAGCGCCAAGCTCCTGGACGTTTTTCTCACGCATTTCGAAGACATGTTCCACATGTATCCGGTCCCTCTGTATCACGTTCACTGGGCGCTCAACCTGCTGCCCCTGGACGGGCGCCAGAAGGACCACCTCGGTTCCATGATCACGGTGCAGTCTCCACTCGCCATGGACGAAGGGCGTTTCCTTGGATACGAATTCCTGACATGGCTGTGGTTTTTTGTCGAGCATCACGGTGGGAGGATCGAAATCCCGGGGAAGGTCGCCGAGCTTCACCTCGGCGAGCGGTTCGTGCTCAACAAGCCGGGCGAAGGCATGGAACGAGTGGTGTGCACGACGCAGGCCAATTCGCTCCATGAAGCCCGCACCGGGCTGCGGCAGGGCAAAATGGTCCACGAGATTCAATTGTTCCTGGTGGTCGGCGACAACGAGTACACCTTCACCCTGGACAGCGCGCTGTGGACCTTCAAGGGACTGAAGACGCCCAGGCAGGCACGCGATTCGGATCAGGAGGATCAGGACGGTGAATTCCTCGAAAAGATGTTCTTCCTGGAGGAAGTGTTCTCGGTCCTGGACGTTCTCTACACCCGTTTCCTGTCCGAAAGGCTGGGGCCACACTGGGAATCCGAGCATTTGGGACTCATGATCAAGTGGATGGAAGGCGGAAAACCGGCGGGGGAGGAGGGCCCCGACACGGCAGCGGAGGCCGACTGCGCACCGTTTTGACGTTTTTTGGGCCGCTGAACCATGAACGAGCAATCCAGCCTGAATTTTTTTGTGGACCTGGTGTCCCGGCACTGGGTGAGCGTCGTCCTGCTGGCATTGACTGTGGGGACCATCCTGGCAATGGTGGTGGCCCGCTGGTGGTTGAGGCGCCGCCTGAGGCGGATGCTCGATGAGCAGTTCGAGGAGGATCACGAGCTGGATGCCCTGCCCTCTCCCGGGCCGGCGGACCGACAGGCGCTGGAGCTCATCCGCGAAATGCGCCGCGAGGTCTGGTCCGTTCCCGATGTGGAGCTGGAGCTCGGTCTCGATTCCCTCAATCAACGGGCGGTCAAGATCGTGCGGGCCGTCAGCGCGGTCTACCATCCCGAAGCCGAAGTGCCGCAGTACGAAGCGTCCCTCATCGAATCCCTTCAACTGATCCGACGGGTCACCAACAGGATCAATCGGATTGCCCAGGCTCCTCCGTTCCGGTATCTCGGCAACCGCAAGCTCAGTGACTTTCAGCGCTACTACCAGGTGTACCGCAAGCTCAACGAGCATCCCATCATGCGGATTCTGCGCAGGAATCCGCATCTGCAGCGTATCGCGGGATGGGCCTTGAACGTGAAAAACCTGGGAAATCCGATGTACTGGGCGGGCAAGGAACTGAGCCGCGAGGGTTACTTCTTCCTGTTGCGGTGGTTTCATCTCGCCTTCACGAGCCAGGTGGGCAAGGAAGCCATACGCCTCTACAGCGGCCGCCGCTTTCTCACCGAGGAAGACCGCGATGCGACCCTGGTGTGCTATCGGCTGTTCGCCGTCACCCTGCAGTGGGGAGGGCCTTCCTCCGCCGAATGGGCCGCGCTCGTGGAGTACATTGCCAATCACACCGCGCTGGAAGCCGAGACCAAGCTGCACGTCCTGCAGCGCTGCGCCCGC from Syntrophobacter fumaroxidans MPOB includes these protein-coding regions:
- a CDS encoding recombination-associated protein RdgC, with translation MAISSSSATFTRFFVPDAIREDFWSYVDEKLNEGMFKDPDDGQELAQGFTSWEDFFESSFPYGSYHKGEYLAFNFRIDQRKVPPIVLKKYVREAVRKHRDENEGKWPARHEKIEIQENVRSWLLSRALFQPVACEVVWNTARKWLLVGTTSAKLLDVFLTHFEDMFHMYPVPLYHVHWALNLLPLDGRQKDHLGSMITVQSPLAMDEGRFLGYEFLTWLWFFVEHHGGRIEIPGKVAELHLGERFVLNKPGEGMERVVCTTQANSLHEARTGLRQGKMVHEIQLFLVVGDNEYTFTLDSALWTFKGLKTPRQARDSDQEDQDGEFLEKMFFLEEVFSVLDVLYTRFLSERLGPHWESEHLGLMIKWMEGGKPAGEEGPDTAAEADCAPF